One window of the Camelus ferus isolate YT-003-E chromosome 12, BCGSAC_Cfer_1.0, whole genome shotgun sequence genome contains the following:
- the LOC102510534 gene encoding olfactory receptor 6C2-like: MRNRLAVTTFIILGLTNDPQLEILAFSFLLITYMLSVIGNLTIISPILVDSHLKTAMYFFLQNFSFLEISFTIACVPTYLYIISSGDKTITINACFSQIFFIVLFGATEFFLLAVMSYDRYVAICKPLHHVTIMNSRVRRNLIVCCCVSGLLIILLPLGLSLRLEFCDSVIDHFFCDASPILKNSCSDTWFIEQLVILCAVLTFIMTLVCVILPYIHIIRMVLRLPSAQQRKKAFSTCSSHMIVVSMTYGSCIFMYIKPSAKDEVALNKGISLLTTSVAPLLNPFIYTLRNKQVKQSFHDILKRLAFLSKKY; encoded by the coding sequence ATGAGAAACCGTTTGGCAGTAACAACGTTCATCATCCTGGGTTTGACGAATGATCCACAACTAGAGATTTTGGCTTTTAGCTTTCTGTTGATCACATATATGTTAAGTGTAATTGGGAATCTGACCATAATTTCCCCCATCTTGGTGgattctcatttaaaaacagctatgtattttttccttcaaaatttttctttcttagaaatctcatttacaattgccTGTGTCCCCACGTACCTCTACATCATATCAAGTGGGGACAAAACCATCACCATCAATGCCTGCTTCagccaaatattttttattgtcctCTTTGGAGCTACAGAAtttttcctcttggctgtgatgtcctatgaccgctacgtggccatctgcaaacccctGCACCACGTGACCATCATGAACAGCAGAGTCCGCAGGAATCTCATCGTCTGTTGTTGCGTATCTGGCTTATTGATTATTCTCCTGCCCCTTGGCCTGAGTCTCCGCCTGGAATTCTGTGACTCTGTTATTGACCATTTTTTCTGTGATGCTTCTCCAATACTGAAGAATTCATGTTCAGATACATGGTTCATAGAGCAGCTGGTTATACTCTGTGCTGTGTTGACCTTCATAATGACCCTTGTATGTGTAATTCTGCCCTACATACACATCATCAGGATGGTCCTAAGATTACCctctgctcagcaaaggaaaaaagcttTTTCCACGTGTTCTTCCCACATGATTGTGGTTTCCATGACCTATGGCAGCTGCATTTTTATGTATATCAAACCTTCAGCTAAGGATGAAGTGGCCCTTAATAAGGGAATTTCCCTGCTCACGACATCTGTTGCTCCTTTGTTGAACCCCTTCATTTATACCCTGAGAAATAAACAAGTAAAGCAATCTTTCCATGACATCTTGAAAAGACTtgcatttctttcaaagaaatattaa
- the LOC116667804 gene encoding olfactory receptor 2AP1 has protein sequence MQNKTTLTEFILLGLTDVPELQMVVFTFLFLAYLLSMMGNLTILILTLLDSHLQTPMYFFLQNFSFLEISFTNIFIPRVLISITTGNKTISFAGCFTQYFFAIFLGSTEFYLLAAMSYDRYVAVCKPLHYTTTMSSRACTQLVLCSWLAGLMVIIPPITLMSQQDFCASNRLNHYFCDYEPLRELSCSDTSLIEKVVFLVASVTLVVTLVLVILSYTFIIRTVLKLPSGQQRTKAFSTCSSHLIVISLSYGSCFFIYIKPTAKEADSFNKGAALLITSAAPLLNPFIYTLRNQQVKQAFKDTVKKLMKL, from the coding sequence atgcaaaataaaaccacattgaCTGAGTTCATCCTGCTGGGTCTAACAGATGTCCCTGAACTCCAGATGGTGGTTTTCACCTTTCTGTTCCTTGCCTATTTGCTCAGCATGATGGGAAATCTGACGATCCTCATCCTCACCTTGCTGGACTCCCACCTTCAGACCCCCATGTATTTCTTTCTCCAGAACTTCTCCTTCTTAGAAATTTCCTTCACAAACATCTTCATTCCTAGGGTCCTGATCAGCATCACAACAGGAAACAAGACCATCAGCTTTGCTGGCTGCTTCACTCAGTATTTCTTTGCCATATTCCTTGGGTCAACAGAGTTTTACCTTCTGGCCGCCATGtcctatgaccgctatgtggccgTCTGCAAGCCCCTGCACTACACGACCACCATGAGCAGCAGAGCCTGCACCCAGCTGGTTCTCTGCTCCTGGCTGGCTGGGTTAATGGTTATTATACCACCAATCACTCTGATGAGTCAGCAGGACTTCTGTGCCTCCAACAGGCTGAATCACTATTTCTGTGACTATGAGCCCCTTCGGGAACTCTCCTGTTCAGACACAAGCCTCATAGAGAAGGTTGTCTTCCTTGTGGCCTCAGTGACCCTGGTGGTCACTCTGGTGCTAGTGATTCTCTCCTACACGTTCATCATCAGGACTGTTCTGAAGCTCCCCTCTGGCCAGCAAAGGACAAAGGCCTTTTCCACTTGTTCTTCCCACCTGattgtcatctctctctcttatgGAAGCTGCTTCTTCATTTACATTAAGCCCACAGCAAAAGAAGCGGATTCATTCAACAAGGGAGCCGCTCTACTCATTACTTCAGCTGCACCTTTGTTGAACCCCTTCATTTACACCCTAAGGAACCAACAGGTAAAACAAGCCTTCAAGGATACAGTCAAGAAGCTTATGAAACTTTAa
- the LOC102507618 gene encoding LOW QUALITY PROTEIN: olfactory receptor 6C2-like (The sequence of the model RefSeq protein was modified relative to this genomic sequence to represent the inferred CDS: inserted 1 base in 1 codon; deleted 1 base in 1 codon), translating to MRNHTAITTFILLGLTDDPKLQVLLFLFLFLTYMLSVAGNLIIITLTLLDSHLQTPMYFXLRNFSFLEVSFTTVCIPRFLYTLTTGDNTVTYNACATQFFFVVLFGATEFFLLAAMSYDRYVAICEPLHYTTIMNNRVCTALVLCCWFAGLLIILPPLGVGFQLEFCDLNVIDHFGCDASPILQITCSDTVLIERIVLSLAVLTLIMTLVCVVLSYTYIIRTILRFPSAQQRKKAFSTCSSHMTVVSITYGSCIFIYIKPSAKEGVAINKVVSVLTTSVAPLLNPFIYTLRNKQVKEAFKDTVKRIVFLTKK from the exons ATGAGAAATCATACAGCAATAACAACATTCATCCTGCTGGGATTGACAGATGACCCAAAACTACAAGTtctgctttttctatttttgttcctCACCTACATGTTGAGTGTGGCTGGGAACCTCATCATTATCACCCTGACACTTTTGGATTCCCATCTTCAAACTCCCATGTATT CCCTCCgaaatttctctttcttagaaGTCTCATTCACCACGGTCTGTATTCCCAGATTCCTGTATACTCTGACAACTGGAGATAATACTGTTACCTATAATGCTTGTGCCACccaattcttttttgttgtccTCTTTGGAGCAACCGAATTTTTTCTCCTGGCCGCCATGTcctatgaccgctacgtggccatctgtgAGCCCCTGCACTACACGACCATCATGAACAACAGGGTCTGCACGGCACTCGTTCTCTGCTGTTGGTTTGCGGGCCTGTTGATCATCCTCCCGCCTCTGGGCGTGGGCTTCCAGCTGGAATTCTGCGACTTGAATGTGATTGATCATTTTGGCTGTGATGcatctcccattttacagataaccTGCTCAGACACTGTGCTGATAGAGAGAATCGTCTTGAGTTTGGCGGTGCTGACACTCATTATGACCTTAGTGTGTGTGGTCCTCTCCTACACGTACATCATCAGGACCATTCTAAGATTCCCTTCTGCccaacaaaggaag aaggccttttccacctgctcctcccacatGACTGTGGTTTCCATCACCTACGGCAGCTGCATCTTCATCTACATCAAACCTTCCGCAAAGGAAGGAGTGGCCATCAACAAAGTGGTGTCTGTGCTCACCACTTCAGTTGCCCCTTTGCTGAATCCATTCATTTATACCCTTCGAAACaaacaagtgaaagaagcctTCAAAGACACAGTAAAACGGATTGTGTTTCTCACAAAGAAGTAA
- the LOC102510305 gene encoding olfactory receptor 6C4 — protein sequence MKNRTTFTEFILQGFTNQPELQVVIFIFLFLAYMLSVLGNLTIIILSLVDPHLKTPMYFFLRNFSFLEVSFTSIFIPRFLTSLTTGNKVISFAGCLTQYFFAILLGATEFYLLAAMSYDRYVAICKPLQYLTIMSSRVCVQLVFCSWLGGALAILPPIMLMSQVDFCASNVLNQYYCDYRPLLEVACSDTSLLELIVIFLAILTLVVTLMLVTLSYTYIIRTILRIPSGQQRRKAFATCSSHMIVISLSYGSCIFLYINPSPKKRGNFDKEISLLMTSVSPLLNPFIYTLRNQQVKQAFKSTVKKIVKF from the coding sequence ATGAAAAACCGAACCACATTTACTGAGTTTATCTTGCAGGGCTTCACAAATCAACCAGAACTCCAGGTGGTGATATTCATCTTTCTGTTCCTCGCCTACATGCTGAGTGTCCTGGGAAATCTGACTATCATCATACTCAGCCTGGTAGACCCCCACCTCAAGACgcccatgtatttcttcctccgCAATTTCTCCTTCTTAGAAGTTTCCTTCACGTCCATTTTTATTCCCAGATTTCTAACCAGCTTGACAACGGGAAATAAAGTCATCAGCTTTGCTGGCTGCTTGACTCAATATTTTTTTGCTATACTTCTCGGGGCCACAGAGTTTTACCTCCTGGCTGCCATGtcctatgaccgctatgtggccatctgcaagcccctGCAATACCTGACCATCATGAGCAGCCGAGTCTGCGTCCAGCTCGTGTTCTGCTCCTGGCTGGGGGGGGCCCTGGCTATCCTGCCGCCAATCATGTTGATGAGCCAGGTGGACTTCTGTGCCTCCAATGTTCTGAATCAATATTACTGTGACTATAGACCCCTCCTAGAGGTTGCCTGCTCAGACACAAGCCTTTTAGAATTAATAGTCATCTTTTTAGCCATCTTGACTCTGGTGGTTACTCTGATGCTGGTGACACTTTCTTATACATATATTATCAGGACTATTCTGAGGATCCCTTCTGGCCAGCAAAGGAGAAAGGCATTTGCCACTTGTTCCTCCCACATGATTGTCATCTCCCTCTCTTATGGCAGCTGCATCTTTTTATACATTAATCCATCACCAAAAAAACGAGGAAACTTCGACAAGGAAATTTCTCTGCTCATGACTTCAGTTAGCCCCTTGTTGAATCCCTTTATTTATACCCTAAGGAATCAGCAGGTGAAGCAAGCTTTTAAgagcacagtgaaaaaaattgtgAAGTTTTAA
- the LOC102507881 gene encoding olfactory receptor 6C4 codes for MKNRTTFTEFILLGLTNQPELQVVIFIFLFLTYMLSVLGNLTIIILTLVDPHLKTPMYFFLRNFSFLEISFTSIFIPRFLTSLTTGNKVISFAGCLIQYFFAIFLGATEFYLLAAMSYDRYVAICKPLHYTTIMSSRVCIQLVFCSWLGGFLAIFPPVILMSQVDFCASNVLNHYYCDYGPLLELACSDTSLLELMVIFLAVVTLVVTLVLVTLSYTYIIRTILRIPSTQQRTKAFSTCSSHMIVISLSYGSCMFMYINPSAKEEGVFNKGIAVLITSITPLLNPFIYTLRNQQVKQAFKDNIKKIMKF; via the coding sequence ATGAAAAACCGAACCACATTTACTGAGTTTATTCTGTTGGGCCTCACAAATCAACCAGAACTCCAGGTGgtgattttcatctttctgttcctcaCCTACATGCTGAGTGTCCTGGGAAATCTGACTATCATCATACTCACTCTGGTGGACCCCCACCTCAAGACgcccatgtatttcttcctccgGAATTTCTCCTTCTTAGAAATTTCCTTCACGTCCATTTTTATTCCCAGATTCCTAACTAGCTTGACAACGGGAAATAAAGTCATCAGCTTTGCTGGCTGcttgattcaatatttttttgcTATATTTCTTGGGGCCACAGAGTTTTACCTCCTGGCTGCCATGtcctatgaccgctatgtggccatctgcaagcccctGCACTACACGACCATCATGAGCAGCCGAGTCTGCATCCAGCTCGTGTTCTGCTCCTGGCTGGGGGGGTTCCTAGCTATCTTTCCCCCAGTCATCTTGATGAGCCAGGTGGACTTCTGTGCTTCCAATGTTCTGAATCACTACTACTGTGACTATGGGCCCCTCCTGGAGCTTGCCTGCTCAGACACAAGCCTCTTAGAACTGATGGTCATCTTCTTGGCGGTTGTGACTCTGGTGGTTACTCTGGTGCTGGTGACACTTTCTTATACATATATTATCAGGACCATTCTGAGGATCCCTTCTACCCAGCAAAGGACGAAGGCTTTTTCCACATGTTCTTCCCACATGATTGTCATCTCCCTCTCTTACGGCAGCTGCATGTTTATGTACATTAATCCTTCTGCAAAAGAAGAAGGTGTTTTCAACAAAGGAATAGCTGTGCTCATTACTTCAATTACTCCCTTGTTAAACCCTTTCATTTACACTCTAAGAAATCAGCAAGTGAAGCAAGCATTCAAGGACAACATCAAAAAGATCatgaagttttaa